In Muribaculum gordoncarteri, the genomic window CTTTGTCGGCAATTACATTGCAGGTTGCGGTGTCGAGCGGTGTCGTTATTTCGACCTGACGGTAATTGAATGTCTTGCTTATTTCGTAGGCCATAATCTCGCCTATTCTTTCAAGATTGCGGCGGAATCGGAGCATGTCGTGCTGAATGTCGACATTACGCAGCTCCATCATGTATTGACTGATGACCGAATGATTGTCGTCGAAGTTTACTATCTTCATGGTTGTTATTGTTTAGTGACGGTGTTATGTTGTTATGAGAGGCCCTTCTCGGCGATAAGGTCGTAGAACTCCTTGCCGGGAGCCACGTGCATTATATTGAATCCCAATGCGGCCGCAGCATCGACATTGGCCTGCGAATCGTCGAAAAACAGGGTTTCCTCAGGCTGTATGCCCAATTTGCTCACGACACGCTCAAATATTTCGGCATCGGGCTTTATGCACTTCTCCTCAAATGAGGTGACGGTGCCGTCGAAGTAGTCGTGCAGTTGCAGTCCCTCCTGGCGGAACTCCTCGGCGATGCGCGAATTCCACATGATTGAGTTGGTGTTGGAGAGCAGGTATATTCCGAAGCGCTCACGGAGTTTGCGCAGCTCTTGCAGTCGGCGCAAGGGTATTCCCACCAGAAATTGGTTGAATGCGTTGTCGATTGCGGCATCGTCGACATCCTCGGGAATGTGACGGCGCACCTCCTCGCGAAACTCCTCTTCAGTTATTTTACCCTCCTCAAGTTTCAGGAATGGGCCCTTCTGGCCGTAGTCGCCCAGAAAGCGGTCTATGTCGTTCATTCCGAGCCGACGGAAAGCTGCCTCGCAGTTTTGTCGGCGTATGTCCATGATGACACCGCCGAGGTCGAAAAGCAAATTCTTTATCATGTCACAAACTTACTAAATTTTATCATTACGGCATCGCATTAAATGCCCGAAAATGCAGAATCCGGCAACTCAGTTCAGTGAGAGGCCGGATTCCGTAAAAATTTTAATTGGCTTATTATATCGACAAGCGGCGAAGTGTGTTGAGCAGGTCGCGGTTGATGGGCTTGTCATTCTTGATGGCCTTTGAGAACGGAACGTAGACAATCTGGTCGTTGGATATACCGATCATCACGTTGCGCTGATCCTCAAGGAGAGCGTCGATGGCGGCTGAACCGAGGCGCGACGCAAGGATGCGGTCGCTTGCCGTGGGTGAACCACCGCGCTGCAGATGTCCGAGTATCGACACTCTTACATCATAGCCGGGATACTCGTTCTTCACGCGTTCGGCGAGAGCCATTGCACCGCCGGTGACGGGGCTTTCGGCTACGAGCACGATCGATGAGTTTTTGCTCTTGCGGAATCCGTTCTGGATAAGTTCGGCCAACTGGTCGACCTCGGTCGATATTTCGGGGATTATAGCTGCTTCGGCTCCGGCGGCTATGGCACCGTTAAGGGCAAGGAAGCCTGCGTCGCGGCCCATAACTTCGATAAAGAAGAGTCGCTCATGGCTCGTTGCGGTGTCACGTATCTTGTCGACACACTCCATGATGGTGTTGAGGGCTGTGTCGTAGCCTATGGTCTTGTCGGTACCAAACAGGTCGTTGTCAATTGTACCGGGAAGACCGATGATGGGGAAATTGAATTCGGAAGCGAATATGCGCGCTCCTGTAAGCGAGCCGTCGCCGCCTATCACAACAAGAGCGTCGATGCCGTGCTGGCGTATTGTGTCGTAAGCAAGCTGTCGTCCTTCTGCTGTTTCAAACTCTTTACAACGGGCGGTTTTCAGGATTGTGCCGCCCATCTGAATGATATTCGATACGTTTTGGGTCTTGAATTCAACTATCTCGTTGGTTATAAGGCCGCGATAGCCGCGGTAGATGCCTTTTACCTTGAAACCGCTGAATATTGCCGAGCGGGTTACCGCACGAATTGCGGCGTTCATTCCGGGAGCGTCGCCTCCCGAGGTGAGAATACCAATAGTCTTAATTGCTGGCATATATATTATTATTAATAAAATGAACAAGCGTCACGGCGCAAAGATACTTAATAGGAGTGTGATATGCAATAAATGAAATCCTAAATTTTATTTACGGGGCTCTCTGCGTCGGCGTCACCGTTGTTCATGTTGTCGGCCGGCGTTGAGGCCTCGGCGGCCTTGGTTGTTGCTACAGGTTCCACAGCGGTGATGATGCAGCATGTGGCACCGCGCCAGGGGAGCGATCCCCAATAGCGTTTATAGGTGACATTGACCTGACGGCCGGTACCCTTGACATCTACGAGCATTTTTGCCAGTTCGGGATTGTCGACCGAGAAGATGAAGTCACGTGAATAGAGTCGCGTCGAGTCGGTAAGCGCACTCTGCACAATCATCTGTCCCTCCCAGGTCTTGAACACGATTCCCCTGCGCTCCATCGACACTATATAGCCTCGCTCGGTGGCATCGGTAACGTATGGATTGAAGTAGCGTATCCATGTAGCGGCGGCGAGCACAAGCGCGATAATGACCACCGACCACCAGAATATGCGTTTCCACGCGCGGCGACGGCGATGCGGCTTCTCCTCGCGTGCGGGCTGCTGTGGCTCGTTGGCTTCAGTCTTGGCGTTAATGTCGTTGTCGAAGTTGATCGTTGAAGGCTGCGTCGACTGCTTGTTATCATCGTCGTCGGCCATGAAGTAATCGGGCTTGTTGTCGAAGTCCATGTTATAGGGAGCTTTAGTTGATTGATTGTTGTTGCTTTGAGGTGACGCTGCGCTTGTCGAGGGCTATGCCGATGAATGCATATAGTCCGAGCAACACAAGCAGGCATGTCTGTGCGCCCCACACTATCATGGCGAATGCCGCAGCCTGATTCATGCCCACGCCGTAGATGCCGAGCGAGAAAATGACGGCAATGTGCCAGGGGCCGAGTCCGCCGTTGCTGGGGATGCCCATCGATACGCTCGAAAGCACGAATGTCACGAGAGCGGCCACGATGCCGAGATGCTCGGTGAAGGGGAAAGCGAAGAATGCAAGATAGAGCTGCATGAAGTAGCAGCCCCAGATGGCT contains:
- a CDS encoding HAD family hydrolase, which encodes MIKNLLFDLGGVIMDIRRQNCEAAFRRLGMNDIDRFLGDYGQKGPFLKLEEGKITEEEFREEVRRHIPEDVDDAAIDNAFNQFLVGIPLRRLQELRKLRERFGIYLLSNTNSIMWNSRIAEEFRQEGLQLHDYFDGTVTSFEEKCIKPDAEIFERVVSKLGIQPEETLFFDDSQANVDAAAALGFNIMHVAPGKEFYDLIAEKGLS
- the pfkA gene encoding 6-phosphofructokinase, which codes for MPAIKTIGILTSGGDAPGMNAAIRAVTRSAIFSGFKVKGIYRGYRGLITNEIVEFKTQNVSNIIQMGGTILKTARCKEFETAEGRQLAYDTIRQHGIDALVVIGGDGSLTGARIFASEFNFPIIGLPGTIDNDLFGTDKTIGYDTALNTIMECVDKIRDTATSHERLFFIEVMGRDAGFLALNGAIAAGAEAAIIPEISTEVDQLAELIQNGFRKSKNSSIVLVAESPVTGGAMALAERVKNEYPGYDVRVSILGHLQRGGSPTASDRILASRLGSAAIDALLEDQRNVMIGISNDQIVYVPFSKAIKNDKPINRDLLNTLRRLSI